A genomic window from Streptomyces sp. 846.5 includes:
- a CDS encoding glycerate kinase — protein MRVVIAPDSFKGTVTAAEAAEALAEGWRRIRPQDTLRLLPLADGGEGTLAAVLRASPGARTHSVPGCTGPDGRPVTGCFALLPDGTAVVELATASGLPLLSAPDPLGATTRGTGETIAAALDHGAERLVVGVGGSASTDGGAGLLRALGLELYDGQGRPLPDGGGVLAGATSIDRSRLRPAPPGGVQVLTDVVNPLLGPDGAAAVYGPQKGADAGQIAVLEQGLSRLADLLGGDPSTPGGGAAGGTAYGLCAAWGAEVVPGAAAVAELLGLGEELASADLVISGEGCFDATSLQGKVVGEVSRRAGAAGVPLAVVAGTAAPDAEQNADVAVLLTLSQLSGSPERARVEAAHWLREAGAGLAAGFGGSS, from the coding sequence GTGAGGGTGGTCATCGCCCCCGACTCCTTCAAGGGCACCGTCACCGCCGCCGAGGCGGCCGAGGCGCTGGCCGAGGGCTGGCGGCGGATCAGGCCGCAGGACACACTGCGGCTGCTGCCGCTCGCGGACGGCGGCGAGGGGACCCTGGCCGCCGTGCTCAGGGCAAGTCCCGGTGCGCGAACCCACTCCGTCCCGGGCTGCACCGGACCGGACGGCCGCCCGGTCACCGGCTGCTTCGCGCTGCTTCCGGACGGCACCGCAGTGGTCGAACTCGCCACCGCCAGTGGGCTTCCGCTGCTTTCCGCCCCCGATCCGCTGGGCGCGACCACTCGGGGCACCGGCGAGACCATCGCAGCCGCGCTCGACCACGGGGCCGAGCGCCTGGTCGTCGGCGTCGGCGGCTCGGCGTCCACGGACGGCGGCGCGGGTCTGCTCCGTGCCCTCGGCCTGGAGCTGTACGACGGGCAGGGCCGTCCACTGCCCGACGGCGGTGGAGTGCTGGCGGGGGCCACGAGCATCGACCGCTCCCGGCTGCGGCCGGCGCCGCCGGGCGGAGTCCAGGTGCTCACCGACGTGGTCAACCCGCTGCTCGGACCGGACGGGGCAGCCGCCGTCTACGGTCCGCAGAAGGGCGCGGACGCCGGGCAGATCGCTGTGCTGGAGCAGGGGCTGTCCCGGTTGGCCGATCTGCTGGGCGGCGATCCATCGACCCCCGGCGGGGGTGCGGCGGGCGGCACGGCCTACGGGCTGTGCGCCGCCTGGGGCGCCGAAGTGGTTCCCGGAGCGGCGGCCGTCGCCGAACTGCTGGGTCTGGGGGAGGAGTTGGCCTCGGCGGACCTGGTCATCAGCGGTGAGGGCTGCTTCGACGCGACCAGCCTGCAGGGCAAGGTCGTCGGCGAAGTCTCCCGCCGGGCCGGGGCAGCCGGAGTCCCGCTGGCGGTGGTGGCGGGGACCGCCGCACCCGATGCGGAGCAGAACGCGGATGTCGCAGTGTTGCTGACGCTCAGTCAGTTGTCGGGGTCGCCGGAGCGGGCCCGGGTCGAGGCGGCCCACTGGCTGCGCGAGGCCGGTGCGGGGCTGGCCGCCGGCTTCGGGGGATCCTCTTGA
- a CDS encoding sugar phosphate isomerase/epimerase, with protein MSEGTTEGIERLSLNQMTTRGWSLAEAVRGCAEAGIGGIGVWRDKVEEAGGAVAAAKLVHDAGLAVSSLCRGGFFTSPGAIEDNRRAIEEAAALGTDTLVLVCGGLPEGSRDLVGAREQVRDALGELAPYAGEHGVRLAVEPLHPMFCADRAVVSTLGQALDLAEQFPQEQVGVVVDSYHVWWDPELYRQIARAGTRIAAYQVCDWTVPLPADALLGRGHVGDGVIDFPPLSRAVAEAGYTGWIEVELFNQEVWDTPGELTLRRMINRHLAHVALP; from the coding sequence ATGAGCGAGGGCACGACCGAGGGCATCGAGCGTCTCTCGCTCAACCAGATGACCACGCGGGGCTGGAGTCTGGCTGAGGCCGTCCGGGGCTGCGCGGAGGCGGGCATCGGCGGGATCGGGGTCTGGCGCGACAAGGTCGAGGAGGCCGGCGGCGCCGTCGCTGCGGCGAAGCTCGTCCACGATGCCGGACTGGCCGTCAGCAGCCTGTGCCGGGGCGGGTTCTTCACCAGCCCGGGGGCGATCGAGGACAACCGCCGCGCCATCGAGGAGGCCGCCGCGCTGGGCACCGACACGCTGGTGCTGGTCTGCGGCGGGCTGCCGGAGGGCAGCCGGGACCTGGTCGGCGCCCGCGAGCAGGTCCGTGACGCCCTCGGCGAGTTGGCCCCCTACGCCGGGGAGCATGGTGTGCGGCTGGCCGTCGAGCCGCTGCACCCGATGTTCTGCGCCGACCGGGCGGTGGTGTCCACGCTCGGCCAGGCCCTGGACCTGGCCGAGCAGTTCCCGCAGGAGCAGGTCGGCGTCGTGGTCGACAGCTACCACGTCTGGTGGGATCCGGAGCTGTACCGGCAGATCGCCCGCGCCGGTACGCGGATCGCGGCCTACCAGGTCTGCGACTGGACCGTGCCGCTGCCCGCCGACGCGCTGCTCGGCCGTGGGCATGTCGGCGACGGCGTAATCGACTTCCCGCCGCTCAGCCGGGCCGTGGCCGAGGCCGGCTACACCGGCTGGATCGAGGTGGAGCTGTTCAATCAGGAAGTCTGGGACACCCCTGGCGAATTGACCCTCCGTCGGATGATCAATCGTCATCTCGCCCATGTAGCGCTGCCGTGA
- a CDS encoding dihydrodipicolinate synthase family protein: MTHSSGSFASRTAYAAAHVVADPYGGNAPGAPAAVDWDATLAFRRHLWSLGLGVADAMDTAQRGMGLDWAATSELIARSGAEARAVGGLLACGAGTDHLPARPTDGLAAVQAGYEQQIEAVEAAGARVILMASRQLAATARGPEDYQQVYGALLRQTRQPVILHWLGTMFDPALDGYWGGPEAGLDAATDSVLALIKEHADRIDGIKVSLLDADREIALRAALPAGVRLYTGDDFHYPELILGGSDALLGVFDPIAVPAAAALRALDAGDTERYEALLAPTVPLARHLFAAPTFHYKTGIVFLAWLAGHQDHFGMVAGAQSGRSAIHLLELHRLALAAGILPDEDLAAARLRQYCELMGVHR, from the coding sequence CGGTTCCTTCGCCTCCCGTACGGCCTACGCCGCCGCCCATGTGGTGGCCGACCCCTACGGCGGCAACGCGCCGGGCGCGCCCGCCGCCGTCGACTGGGACGCCACCCTCGCCTTCCGCCGCCACCTCTGGTCGCTGGGCCTCGGCGTCGCCGACGCCATGGACACCGCCCAGCGCGGCATGGGCCTGGACTGGGCCGCCACCAGCGAGCTGATCGCCCGCAGCGGCGCCGAGGCCAGGGCCGTAGGCGGCCTGCTCGCTTGCGGCGCCGGTACCGACCACCTCCCGGCCCGCCCGACCGACGGCCTCGCGGCCGTCCAGGCCGGCTACGAGCAGCAGATCGAGGCCGTCGAGGCCGCCGGGGCCCGGGTGATCCTCATGGCGAGCCGACAACTCGCGGCCACCGCACGCGGACCCGAGGACTACCAGCAGGTGTACGGCGCGCTGCTGCGGCAGACCAGGCAGCCGGTGATCCTGCACTGGCTCGGCACCATGTTCGACCCGGCCCTCGACGGCTACTGGGGTGGACCCGAGGCCGGCCTGGACGCCGCGACCGACAGCGTGCTCGCGCTGATCAAGGAGCACGCCGACCGGATCGACGGCATCAAGGTCTCGCTGCTGGACGCCGACCGCGAGATCGCGCTGCGGGCCGCGCTGCCCGCGGGCGTCCGCCTCTACACCGGCGACGACTTCCACTACCCGGAGCTGATCCTGGGCGGTAGCGACGCCCTGCTCGGCGTGTTCGACCCGATCGCCGTCCCGGCCGCCGCGGCCCTGCGGGCCCTCGACGCGGGCGACACCGAGCGCTACGAGGCGCTGCTCGCCCCCACCGTCCCGCTGGCCCGGCACTTGTTCGCCGCGCCGACCTTCCACTACAAGACCGGCATCGTCTTCCTGGCCTGGCTGGCCGGGCACCAGGACCACTTCGGGATGGTCGCCGGCGCGCAGAGCGGACGGTCCGCCATCCATCTGCTGGAACTGCACCGCCTCGCCCTGGCCGCCGGAATCCTCCCGGACGAGGACCTGGCCGCCGCCCGGTTGCGGCAGTACTGCGAGCTGATGGGAGTCCACCGATGA